Proteins encoded together in one Impatiens glandulifera chromosome 1, dImpGla2.1, whole genome shotgun sequence window:
- the LOC124936802 gene encoding protein SRC2-like has protein sequence MEYRPLEITVISANDLKDVGRFSKMDVYVVVSLSDEPCSTCRTPIHKDGGKSPKWNHKVKLFVNENYLSRNPKLIFNIRADRTFSDKDVGEVSIPLKDLLHDSISAERSVEYKVRTPKGKSEGKLKFSYKFGEKSKQPVNSTKNSEPVTAYPPFAGPSKDQSSYAQPPPAATAYQAPPPAATAYQAPPPATAYQAPPAATTGYGYPPQGYGGYPPPPPRGYGGYPPAAYGGYPPPAGYGGYPPPVGYGGYMSQQPPPMQAQKKKKKNNFGLGMGAGLLGGLLVGDMISDAGDNMAAYDAGYDDGFDDSAFGF, from the exons ATGGAATATCGTCCGCTGGAAATCACGGTGATCTCGGCCAATGATCTCAAGGACGTAGGCCGCTTCTCCAAGATGGACGTCTATGTCGTCGTTTCTCTTTCCGACGAGCCCTGTAGCACTTGCCGTACTCCAATCCATAAGGACGGTGGAAAATCCCCAAAGTGGAATCACAAGGTAAAGCTCTTCGTCAATGAGAATTACCTTTCCCGAAACCCTAAATTAATCTTCAATATTCGCGCCGATCGTACCTTCTCTGATAAAGATGTTGGCGAGGTTTCCATCCCTCTCAAGGACCTTCTTCATGACTCCATCTCAGCCGAACGCAGCGTCGAATATAAG GTCCGCACACCCAAAGGCAAATCGGAAGGAAAACTAAAATTCTCATATAAATTTGGAGAAAAGTCTAAACAACCGGTTAACTCAACCAAGAACAGTGAACCCGTGACAGCCTACCCACCCTTCGCAGGGCCAAGCAAAGATCAATCGAGTTATGCTCAACCGCCACCAGCAGCAACTGCATATCAAGCACCACCACCAGCAGCAACTGCATATCAAGCACCACCACCAGCAACTGCATATCAAGCACCACCAGCAGCAACAACAGGTTATGGGTATCCTCCTCAAGGATATGGCGGTTATCCTCCTCCACCTCCCCGGGGATATGGTGGTTATCCCCCGGCAGCCTATGGTGGTTATCCTCCTCCGGCTGGCTATGGTGGCTATCCTCCTCCGGTAGGCTATGGTGGTTATATGTCACAGCAACCACCGCCTATGCAGgctcagaagaagaagaagaagaataacttTGGGTTAGGAATGGGAGCGGGATTATTAGGAGGATTGTTGGTTGGTGATATGATATCGGATGCGGGGGATAATATGGCTGCTTATGATGCGGGGTATGATGATGGATTCGACGATTCTGCATTTGGATTCTGA